A region of Streptomyces sp. NBC_00654 DNA encodes the following proteins:
- a CDS encoding cation acetate symporter produces the protein MNGFDESAQTMSLVAFIAVATVALLLCVMTGPERDDLDTFYTGYRTLSPLRNGLAIAGDYLSAATVLGATGLTALTGYDGLVVALSTVLSLVLLMFLLAEPLRNAGRYTIGDMLTRRAPGRAVRITACVAALAALVPLMVVQLAGSGNLLAFMLGFDSSGFRTGSILALGVVMIAYSAIGGMKGTTLIQIVKTVVLLGASLLVSALVLNRYDWSLGALLQAAVRGSGAGAAYLHSGLQFDGNDLDMISSELTLVLGVACLPHITMRMTSVSSARAVRRSLSWAIAIVAAICLLLTLVGFGAAALIGHAQIVEAGAQGNSAILQVSGAVAGGGGAGALIVTLMTTAIFLTLLASVAGMILACANSLAHDLIAHGLRRPGKPPLKERTEMGIAQAAAVAIGLLTIALAVLARHWNLQALVTLSFCVGASALAPALVYSMFWRRFTRTGLLWTLIGGTLSVLILFTGTNLVSGSPDAVFPDDDFNWFPYTTTGLVSVPFGFLAGWLGTVFTRRGTEEQREQYEAVEPLILAGTPGRGR, from the coding sequence ATGAACGGCTTCGACGAGTCCGCGCAGACCATGTCCCTGGTGGCGTTCATCGCCGTGGCCACGGTGGCCCTGCTGCTCTGTGTGATGACCGGCCCGGAACGCGACGACCTCGACACCTTCTACACCGGCTACCGCACGCTCTCCCCCCTGCGCAACGGCCTCGCCATCGCCGGGGACTACCTCTCGGCGGCCACCGTCCTCGGCGCCACCGGGCTCACCGCCCTCACCGGCTACGACGGACTCGTGGTCGCCCTGAGCACCGTGCTCTCGCTCGTCCTGCTGATGTTCCTGCTGGCCGAACCCCTGCGCAACGCGGGCCGGTACACCATCGGGGACATGCTCACCCGCCGGGCACCGGGCCGCGCGGTCCGCATCACCGCCTGCGTCGCCGCGCTCGCGGCGCTCGTGCCCCTGATGGTCGTCCAGCTCGCGGGCAGCGGAAATCTGCTCGCCTTCATGCTGGGCTTCGACAGCTCCGGATTCCGCACCGGGTCCATCCTCGCCCTCGGCGTCGTGATGATCGCGTACTCGGCGATCGGCGGCATGAAGGGGACCACCCTCATCCAGATAGTGAAGACGGTGGTGCTCCTCGGGGCCTCGCTGCTCGTCTCCGCACTCGTGCTCAACCGCTACGACTGGAGCCTCGGCGCCCTGCTCCAGGCCGCCGTACGCGGCAGCGGGGCCGGGGCGGCGTACCTGCACTCCGGGCTCCAGTTCGACGGCAACGACCTGGACATGATCAGCTCCGAACTGACCCTGGTGCTCGGTGTCGCGTGCCTCCCGCACATCACCATGCGGATGACCAGCGTCAGCAGCGCCCGCGCGGTCCGCCGTTCACTGTCCTGGGCCATCGCCATCGTCGCCGCCATCTGCCTGCTGCTCACCCTCGTCGGCTTCGGCGCGGCGGCGCTCATCGGCCACGCGCAGATCGTCGAGGCCGGGGCCCAGGGCAACAGCGCCATCCTCCAGGTCAGCGGCGCGGTCGCGGGCGGCGGTGGAGCCGGGGCGCTGATCGTCACGCTCATGACCACGGCGATCTTCCTCACCCTGCTCGCCTCCGTCGCCGGAATGATCCTGGCCTGCGCGAACTCCCTGGCCCACGACCTGATCGCCCACGGTCTGCGCAGGCCGGGCAAACCGCCCCTGAAGGAACGCACCGAGATGGGCATCGCCCAGGCCGCCGCCGTCGCCATCGGCCTGCTCACCATCGCCCTCGCCGTCCTCGCCCGGCACTGGAACCTCCAGGCCCTGGTGACGCTCTCCTTCTGCGTCGGCGCCTCGGCCCTGGCCCCGGCGCTCGTCTACAGCATGTTCTGGCGCCGCTTCACCCGCACCGGCCTGCTCTGGACGCTCATCGGCGGCACCCTCAGCGTCCTGATCCTCTTCACCGGCACCAACCTGGTCTCCGGCTCGCCGGACGCGGTGTTCCCGGACGACGACTTCAACTGGTTCCCGTACACGACGACGGGCCTCGTCTCCGTCCCGTTCGGCTTCCTGGCGGGCTGGCTGGGCACCGTGTTCACCCGCCGGGGAACCGAGGAGCAGCGTGAGCAGTACGAGGCGGTGGAGCCCCTGATCCTCGCGGGCACGCCGGGACGGGGGCGGTGA
- a CDS encoding helix-turn-helix transcriptional regulator: MVNRKELNPESGPVAAFGARVRKFREDRGWSQEDLAERTGYSSQHISAVETGRKPPTLPFSRRVDHAFGAAGSADSFEREWRDIRHGSLLEGFQEYVGYEGRAAEIRLYEVGVIPGLLQTPEYAAAIEAGHVERGAITTEQAQERVSLLAERQAALVRSPPPLVHMVLDESCILRPVGEPCVIQAQLKRLAEFAEQPNATLQVANFAMGVRRPFSLPITILTLSDRSLMSYAESATQGHLDRETTSVLPLLTAYHQLQKHALPQVDSVAMITQVRRGTS, from the coding sequence ATGGTCAACCGTAAGGAGCTGAACCCGGAGTCGGGCCCAGTAGCGGCCTTCGGCGCTCGGGTCCGGAAGTTCCGAGAGGATCGCGGGTGGAGTCAGGAGGATCTGGCCGAACGCACGGGCTATTCGAGCCAGCACATTTCGGCTGTGGAAACTGGCCGCAAACCGCCAACCCTCCCCTTCTCACGCCGGGTCGATCACGCCTTCGGCGCTGCCGGCTCTGCTGACTCGTTCGAGCGTGAGTGGCGCGACATCCGGCATGGTTCGCTGTTGGAAGGCTTCCAGGAGTACGTCGGATATGAAGGGCGCGCAGCGGAGATCAGACTGTACGAAGTGGGCGTCATCCCTGGACTGCTTCAGACGCCTGAGTACGCGGCAGCAATCGAGGCGGGCCACGTCGAACGTGGAGCGATTACCACCGAGCAGGCACAGGAGCGGGTCTCGCTGCTGGCGGAGCGGCAAGCGGCGCTCGTTCGGAGCCCTCCGCCGTTGGTCCACATGGTGCTGGACGAGAGCTGTATCCTCCGCCCCGTTGGGGAACCTTGCGTGATTCAAGCCCAGTTGAAACGGCTGGCTGAGTTCGCCGAGCAGCCGAACGCAACGCTTCAGGTCGCGAACTTCGCGATGGGGGTTCGTCGCCCGTTCAGCCTGCCGATAACGATCCTGACTCTGTCAGACCGCTCCCTCATGTCTTACGCCGAGTCCGCTACTCAGGGCCATCTGGACCGTGAAACCACTTCTGTTTTGCCCCTGCTGACGGCCTACCATCAGTTGCAGAAGCACGCGCTTCCACAGGTGGACTCTGTAGCCATGATCACTCAGGTACGAAGGGGCACATCGTGA
- a CDS encoding DUF397 domain-containing protein, translating to MTTESPRWFTSSYSDNGGACVEVAANLVASRGMVPVRDSKDLSGPTLGLRVDAFPRFVAGIKAGEFGAI from the coding sequence ATGACGACCGAATCCCCCCGTTGGTTCACGTCCTCGTACAGCGACAACGGCGGCGCCTGTGTCGAGGTCGCTGCCAACCTCGTCGCCTCGCGCGGCATGGTCCCGGTCCGTGACTCCAAGGATCTGAGCGGCCCCACCTTGGGTCTTCGTGTCGATGCGTTCCCGCGCTTCGTGGCGGGCATCAAGGCCGGAGAGTTCGGCGCCATCTGA
- a CDS encoding DUF485 domain-containing protein, translating to MPTNDPHPPPYQHDYLLPWQSSPPEPARLPSPRPLWPAPCEDAPAAGPGQATGQHGDLRRLRSAYRVLRRVATFTALSYFVLFLALSAYVPELMTRRMGGGLTLGLLMGLGQLPVIGLAIRVYERTAERTVDPLSEELHDDGRPRTNTPAHRRAHAAPTPRTHTRTSNDRAGR from the coding sequence ATGCCGACCAACGACCCGCACCCTCCCCCCTACCAGCACGACTACCTGCTGCCCTGGCAGAGTTCGCCACCCGAGCCGGCGCGGTTGCCATCGCCCCGGCCCCTGTGGCCCGCCCCGTGCGAGGACGCCCCGGCGGCCGGCCCCGGCCAGGCAACCGGCCAGCACGGCGATCTGCGCCGGCTGCGCTCCGCGTACCGCGTCCTGCGCCGGGTGGCCACCTTCACCGCGCTCAGCTATTTCGTGCTCTTCCTCGCGCTCTCCGCCTATGTCCCCGAGTTGATGACCCGCCGGATGGGCGGGGGCCTCACCCTCGGTCTGCTGATGGGCCTGGGCCAGCTCCCGGTCATCGGGCTCGCCATCCGTGTGTACGAACGGACCGCCGAACGGACGGTGGACCCGCTCTCGGAGGAGTTGCACGACGACGGCCGCCCCCGGACCAACACCCCTGCCCACCGCCGTGCGCACGCCGCACCCACCCCCCGTACACACACCCGTACATCCAACGACCGGGCGGGACGATGA
- a CDS encoding ABC transporter ATP-binding protein, with amino-acid sequence MTAGKSTGLQVDGLCHRLGERVLLDGVDLDVRPGESMAITGPSGSGKSTLLMCILGLIRPDRGSIMVDGRELTGLSARQLAQVRREHIGVVFQFGELLPELTPVENVALPVLLGGGEHHDAYERAAELLVELGVPDEGTPTGMLSGGERQRAAVARALITEPSVLLADEPTGALDPKAREAVADLLFTVSQQRGCALLVVTHDPAVAARAGCIRQLEAGVLAGSLDGVGP; translated from the coding sequence GTGACAGCCGGAAAATCGACCGGTCTACAGGTGGACGGCCTCTGCCATCGGCTCGGCGAACGCGTATTGCTGGACGGCGTCGACCTCGACGTCCGGCCGGGCGAGTCAATGGCGATCACGGGGCCGAGCGGCTCCGGAAAGTCGACGCTGCTGATGTGCATCCTCGGGCTGATCAGGCCGGATCGCGGATCGATCATGGTTGACGGACGGGAATTGACCGGTCTGTCCGCCCGGCAACTGGCACAGGTGCGCCGTGAGCACATCGGCGTGGTCTTTCAGTTCGGAGAACTGTTGCCAGAACTCACACCGGTGGAGAATGTTGCGCTGCCAGTACTGTTGGGCGGCGGCGAGCATCATGACGCCTATGAGCGCGCGGCCGAACTGCTGGTGGAATTAGGCGTACCGGATGAGGGCACGCCGACGGGAATGCTCTCGGGCGGTGAGCGTCAACGGGCGGCCGTCGCCCGGGCTTTGATTACAGAGCCCAGCGTCCTCCTCGCCGACGAGCCGACCGGCGCACTGGATCCCAAGGCACGCGAAGCCGTGGCTGATCTCCTTTTTACGGTTTCCCAACAGCGAGGCTGCGCTCTACTGGTTGTCACACATGACCCAGCGGTAGCCGCGCGCGCTGGGTGCATACGACAGCTCGAGGCCGGCGTACTGGCCGGCTCTTTGGACGGGGTCGGCCCGTGA
- a CDS encoding DUF397 domain-containing protein, with translation MTTEPLNWIKSSYSGGGGQCIEWAPSNASDTGIVPVRDSKHVRGPVLNVPAGAFASFVAGVKAGEFGTV, from the coding sequence GTGACGACCGAACCTCTCAACTGGATCAAGTCTTCATACAGCGGCGGCGGAGGTCAGTGCATCGAATGGGCCCCGTCGAACGCGTCGGATACCGGCATAGTCCCCGTCCGCGATTCCAAGCACGTGAGAGGTCCGGTTCTGAACGTTCCCGCCGGTGCGTTCGCGTCCTTCGTGGCGGGCGTCAAGGCCGGAGAGTTCGGCACCGTCTGA
- a CDS encoding MFS transporter, producing MLGMALAAIDGTIVSTAVPQIVGDLGGFAVFSWLFSGYLLAVTVTLPVYGKLSDTFGRKPVLVAGIILFLVGSVLCAAAWNMAALIAFRVVQGLGGGALQGTVQTIAADLYPLKERPRIQAKLSTVWATSAVAGPAVGGLLAAYADWRWIFLINLPVGGLALWLVVRHLHEPSRPRPATRPRIDWAGALAVFATGVLLLTALVQGGVAWPWLSAPSLALFGASAVLAALTVAIERRAADPIIPGWVWRRRTIASVNLALGAMGLLMVAPTVFLPTYAQSVLGLGPIAAGFVLSVMTLSWPVSAAFSNRVYHRIGFRLTAIIGMSAALLILLAFPLLPYPGAAWQPALIMLLLGAALGLFQLPLIVGVQSTVGWSERGTTTASVLFCRQVGQSIGAALFGAVANGVLASRLTDAPVPGLPGDLDAVSHALDEPGSLSAAATDHLRRAVDAAVDHVYLGAAGAAALALLVLVLLAPRRFPILDESAESVR from the coding sequence ATGCTCGGCATGGCGCTGGCCGCCATCGACGGCACCATCGTCTCCACCGCCGTCCCCCAGATCGTCGGCGACCTGGGCGGGTTCGCGGTCTTCTCCTGGCTCTTCTCCGGCTATCTGCTGGCCGTCACCGTCACCCTCCCCGTGTACGGGAAGCTCTCCGACACCTTCGGCCGCAAGCCCGTCCTGGTCGCCGGGATCATCCTCTTCCTCGTCGGCTCGGTGCTCTGCGCCGCCGCCTGGAACATGGCCGCGCTGATCGCCTTCCGCGTCGTGCAGGGCCTCGGCGGCGGCGCCCTCCAGGGCACGGTGCAGACCATCGCCGCCGACCTCTACCCGCTCAAGGAGCGCCCCAGGATCCAGGCCAAGCTCTCCACGGTGTGGGCCACTTCGGCCGTCGCCGGCCCGGCGGTCGGCGGGCTGCTCGCCGCGTACGCGGACTGGCGGTGGATCTTCCTGATCAATCTCCCGGTCGGGGGCCTCGCCCTCTGGCTGGTCGTCCGTCACCTCCACGAGCCCTCCCGGCCGCGCCCCGCCACCCGGCCCCGGATCGACTGGGCGGGCGCGCTGGCCGTCTTCGCGACGGGCGTCCTCCTGCTCACGGCGCTGGTCCAGGGCGGCGTCGCCTGGCCCTGGCTCTCCGCACCCTCGCTCGCGCTGTTCGGCGCCAGTGCCGTGCTCGCCGCTCTCACCGTCGCCATCGAGCGCCGGGCCGCCGATCCGATCATCCCGGGCTGGGTCTGGCGGCGCCGGACGATCGCCTCGGTCAATCTGGCCCTGGGCGCGATGGGGCTGCTGATGGTCGCGCCGACCGTCTTCCTGCCGACGTACGCCCAGTCCGTCCTGGGGCTCGGCCCGATCGCGGCCGGTTTCGTGCTCTCCGTGATGACGCTGAGCTGGCCGGTCTCGGCCGCGTTCTCCAACCGGGTCTACCACCGCATCGGCTTCCGGCTCACCGCGATCATCGGCATGAGCGCCGCCCTGCTGATCCTGCTGGCGTTCCCGCTGCTGCCCTACCCCGGCGCGGCCTGGCAGCCCGCACTGATCATGCTGCTGCTCGGCGCGGCCCTCGGACTGTTCCAACTCCCGCTGATCGTGGGCGTCCAGTCGACCGTCGGCTGGTCGGAACGCGGTACGACGACGGCGTCCGTCCTCTTCTGCCGCCAGGTGGGCCAGAGCATCGGCGCGGCGCTGTTCGGCGCCGTCGCCAACGGGGTGCTGGCCTCCCGGCTGACCGATGCCCCCGTCCCCGGGCTGCCCGGCGACCTGGACGCGGTCTCGCACGCCCTGGACGAACCGGGCTCCCTCTCCGCCGCCGCGACGGACCATCTGCGCCGGGCCGTCGACGCGGCGGTCGACCATGTCTACCTCGGCGCCGCCGGAGCGGCCGCGCTCGCCCTGCTCGTACTCGTCCTTCTCGCCCCGCGCCGCTTCCCGATCCTCGACGAAAGCGCCGAAAGCGTCCGTTAG
- a CDS encoding permease: MSSVTEAKRQAKSSTRRPLGQGGRLWKQLLCIGFAAGRGRSGDRLRFWALIAAAAAIALVALATVIASATYDGRAARNQARGPVITDRQQGAVALWRETFDAVGEVQHTVIYIDPLKPGAQPPPGLDRWPAPGEVMLSPELARQGKHEQITSRYGSYAGSIGKPGLASPSERLAYVRPSQPPSARERESWFYTTGFGQSYPMGEILLGRPLSQVLLALGAMTGVPAVALLVVASRIGSSTRDRRGSLLQALGGSWWHRAVVNTGEAALPLAAGTVLTVLPLVVALSIDIRVPPTGYSLNSDDVRSAVPMMAVALMVSFAICLAVVVFLHRIDRGGATTRPRSFSSKVPPWRLVGCGLGVAAVVFSQYVRDVPGLVVFAIGTVVMWALLPSVVVVACRALGSVIAERGFRTGRPGALIGGRWTVAHPGVIVRLALAMVIGIGLVCQMQVWNSRLGEKAAVARAAEAQLGDRVVSVQSRNITPSVIEDLSRSLPEGSHVFSLKSFPEQQSVLVQGTCRALRSLSLPCPAKPEEVTSNDIRVSAIASWYGPNLQTQVAPSRLVLDELNGSLLVVTRAPGQQAQIEKAAYALVPAVNVESPGETWLVGAANKDRLNNWTLLFGSLGLALLLLTAALSSASEFVRIRQVLAPLAILTGSHDIYRSVVFWHLTVPLLVSTFIATVVTAWHSLFFIAMVQEGSFSWGVLGAAALGCILLTVSVGVLGARTAIRAAQQWRPTAD, translated from the coding sequence GTGAGCTCAGTTACCGAAGCGAAACGACAGGCGAAATCATCCACCCGCCGCCCGCTCGGCCAAGGCGGACGCCTGTGGAAGCAGCTACTGTGTATCGGTTTCGCGGCCGGGCGTGGTCGCTCTGGCGACAGACTGCGCTTCTGGGCGCTGATCGCCGCTGCGGCGGCGATCGCCCTGGTCGCCCTGGCGACGGTCATTGCCTCAGCCACCTACGACGGGCGTGCGGCGCGGAACCAGGCGCGGGGGCCGGTGATCACCGATCGCCAACAGGGTGCCGTAGCTCTATGGAGGGAAACGTTCGACGCAGTCGGTGAAGTCCAGCACACCGTGATCTACATCGATCCCCTCAAGCCCGGCGCCCAACCTCCACCGGGGCTCGACCGCTGGCCGGCCCCCGGCGAGGTGATGCTTTCACCGGAACTGGCCCGCCAGGGGAAGCATGAGCAGATCACCAGCCGCTACGGCAGCTATGCGGGATCGATCGGCAAGCCCGGACTGGCTTCCCCTTCGGAGCGCCTCGCGTACGTCAGGCCCTCACAGCCTCCCAGCGCCCGGGAAAGGGAATCCTGGTTCTACACAACGGGATTCGGCCAGTCCTACCCGATGGGGGAGATCCTGCTCGGCCGCCCCCTTTCGCAGGTGTTGCTCGCTCTGGGGGCGATGACCGGTGTGCCGGCGGTGGCTCTTCTGGTGGTTGCCTCACGAATCGGTTCGAGCACACGGGACCGTCGCGGCAGCCTGCTGCAAGCATTGGGCGGATCATGGTGGCATCGCGCGGTCGTCAACACGGGCGAGGCCGCCCTTCCTCTCGCGGCCGGAACAGTCCTGACAGTTCTCCCGCTGGTCGTGGCATTGTCGATAGATATCAGGGTTCCACCCACCGGCTATTCGCTGAACAGTGACGACGTGCGTTCGGCGGTGCCGATGATGGCCGTCGCTCTGATGGTGTCCTTCGCGATCTGTCTTGCCGTAGTGGTCTTCCTCCATCGGATTGACCGTGGCGGAGCCACCACCAGGCCCCGATCGTTCTCATCGAAGGTCCCACCTTGGCGCCTGGTCGGGTGCGGCCTGGGTGTTGCTGCTGTCGTGTTCAGCCAGTACGTCAGGGACGTGCCCGGTCTCGTTGTCTTCGCCATCGGCACCGTCGTCATGTGGGCATTGTTGCCCTCCGTAGTCGTGGTGGCCTGCCGCGCACTGGGCAGCGTGATTGCCGAACGAGGATTCCGAACCGGTCGCCCAGGGGCGTTGATCGGCGGACGATGGACTGTGGCGCACCCGGGTGTCATCGTCCGACTGGCCCTCGCCATGGTCATCGGCATCGGGCTCGTCTGCCAGATGCAGGTATGGAACAGTCGACTCGGTGAGAAGGCTGCCGTGGCACGCGCCGCTGAGGCCCAACTCGGCGACAGGGTGGTCAGTGTCCAGAGCCGTAACATCACACCATCAGTGATTGAGGATCTCTCGCGTTCACTTCCGGAGGGGTCCCACGTTTTCTCCCTGAAATCTTTTCCCGAACAACAGTCAGTGCTTGTTCAGGGCACGTGCCGCGCGTTGCGGTCCCTGAGCCTGCCGTGCCCTGCGAAGCCAGAGGAAGTCACGAGCAATGACATCCGGGTCTCAGCAATCGCAAGCTGGTATGGGCCCAACCTGCAAACTCAGGTTGCCCCGTCTCGGCTGGTTCTCGATGAGCTCAACGGCTCGCTCCTCGTAGTCACCAGGGCGCCGGGCCAGCAGGCGCAGATCGAAAAAGCGGCGTACGCACTGGTCCCAGCAGTGAATGTGGAATCGCCCGGTGAGACGTGGCTCGTCGGCGCAGCGAACAAAGACCGCCTGAACAACTGGACCCTGCTGTTCGGGTCTCTGGGACTCGCCCTCCTGCTACTGACCGCCGCCCTGAGCAGTGCTTCGGAGTTCGTGAGGATTCGCCAAGTTCTGGCACCTCTGGCCATTTTGACTGGCAGTCACGACATCTATCGGTCGGTAGTTTTCTGGCACCTGACTGTCCCTCTGCTGGTCTCCACCTTCATTGCCACGGTCGTCACCGCCTGGCATTCGCTGTTCTTCATCGCCATGGTGCAGGAGGGTAGCTTTTCCTGGGGCGTTCTTGGCGCCGCGGCGCTCGGATGCATCCTGCTGACAGTATCGGTCGGAGTCTTGGGTGCACGGACCGCGATCCGTGCGGCTCAGCAATGGCGGCCGACTGCCGACTGA